A section of the Papio anubis isolate 15944 chromosome 16, Panubis1.0, whole genome shotgun sequence genome encodes:
- the BPIFB6 gene encoding BPI fold-containing family B member 6, which produces MPTGKLRLTEGNELPGRGSRGPVFNLGVPQSLGRGQCLCLLNWLESKASWTPETSRGLNLLRDRRSPREPGSGLVGCTQFRPLGTGGTMLRILCLALCSLLTHVRADPGALLRLGMDIMNQVQSAMDESHILEKMAAEAGKKQPGMKPIKGITNLKVKDVQLPVITLNFVPGVGIFQCVSTGMTITGKSFMGGNMEIIVALNITATNQLLRDEETGLPVFKSEGCEVILVNVKTNLPSNMLPKVVNKFLDSTLHKVLPGLMCPAIDVVLVYVNRKWTNLSDPMPVGQMGTIRYVLTSTPATTASYIQLDFSPVVQQQNSKPIKLADAGEALVFPKGHAEGSSQLLLPDTLLSAELALLQKSFHVNVQDTMIGELPPQTTETLAGFIPEVSVAYPKSTPLTTQIKIKKPPKVTMKTGKSLLHFHGTLEMFAAWQRGKAPMSLFLLEVHFNLKVQYSVRENRLQMATSLDRLLSLSRKSSSIGNFNEKELTGFITDYLEEAYIPVVNDVLQVGLPLPDFLAMNYNLAELDVVEVRGGAGEGHVNQHCQPMSDEQEATSLKLEGVEPGRAGGHQYNPAL; this is translated from the exons ATGCCcacggggaaactgaggcttacagaggGAAATGAGCTACCTGGGCGTGGCTCCAGAGGCCCTGTGTTTAATCTGGGGGTTCCTCAATCCCTTGGGAGAGGGCAGTGCTTATGTTTGCTGAACTGGCTGGAGTCCAAAGCCTCTTGGACCCCAGAAACATCCAGGGGGCTCAATCTGCTCAGAGACAGGAGGTCCCCTAGGGAGCCAGGGTCTGGTCTGGTGGGCTGCACCCAATTCAGGCCCCTCGGCACAGGTGGCACCATGCTGCGGATCCTGTGCCTGGCACTCTGCAGCCTGCTGACCCACGTGCGAGCTGACCCTGGGGCACTGCTGCGGTTGGGCATGGACATCATGAATC AGGTCCAGAGCGCCATGGATGAGAGTCATATCCTGGAGAAGATGGCAGCTGAGGCAGGCAAGAAACAGCCAGGGATGAAGCCTATCAAGGGCATCACCAA TTTGAAGGTGAAGGATGTCCAGCTGCCCGTCATCACACTGAACTTTGTACCTGGAGTGGGCATCTTCCAATGTGTGTCCACAGGCATGACCATCACTGGCAAGAG CTTCATGGGAGGGAACATGGAGATCATTGTGGCCCTGAACATCACAGCCACCAACCAGCTTCTGCGGGATGAGGAGACTGGCCTCCCTGTGTTCAAGAGTGAGGGCTGTGAGGTCATCCTGGTCAACGTGAAGACCAACCTGCCTAGCAA CATGCTGCCCAAGGTGGTCAACAAGTTCCTGGACAGCACACTGCACAAGGTCCTCCCTGGGCTG ATGTGTCCTGCCATCGATGTGGTCCTGGTGTATGTGAACAGGAAGTGGACCAACCTCAGTG ACCCCATGCCCGTGGGCCAGATGGGCACCATCAGATATGTCCTGACATCCACACcggccaccacagccagctacaTCCAACTGGACTTCAGT CCTGTGGTGCAGCAGCAAAACAGCAAACCCATCAAGCTTGCTGATGCCGGGGAGGCCCTCGTGTTCCCCAAGGGTCATGCTGAAGGTTCGTCGCAGCTGCTGCTCCCAGACACCCTCCTTTCCGCAGAGCTTGCCCTTCTGCAGAAGTCCTTTCATGTGAACGTCCAGGATACGATG attgGTGAGCTGCCCCCACAAACCACCGAGACACTGgctggcttcattcctgaa GTGTCTGTAGCTTATCCCAAGTCAACGCCCTTGACAACCCAGATCAAGATAAAGAAGCCTCCCAAGGTCACAATGAAGACAGGCAAGAGCCTGCTACACTTCCACGGCACCCTGGAGATGTTCGCAGCTTGGCAGAGGGGCAAGGCTCCAATGTCCCTCTTTCTCCTAGAAGTG CACTTCAATCTGAAAGTCCAGTACTCAGTGCGTGAGAACCGGCTGCAGATGGCCACCTCTTTGGACAG ATTACTGAGCTTGTCCCGGAAGTCCTCATCGATTGGCAACTTCAAT gAGAAGGAGTTAACTGGCTTCATCACCGACTATCTCGAAGAAGCCTACATCCCAGTTGTCAATG ATGTGCTCCAAGTGGGGCTCCCGCTCCCGGACTTTCTGGCCATGAATTACAACCTGGCTGAGCTGGATGTAGTGGAGGtgagaggaggggctggggaaggtCATGTCAATCAACACTGTCAGCCAATGAGTGATGAGCAAGAGGCTACCTCTCTCAAACTGGAAGGGGTAGAGCCTGGGAGGGCAGGTGGCCATCAGTATAATCCTGCCCTTTAA